From the Drosophila simulans strain w501 chromosome 2L, Prin_Dsim_3.1, whole genome shotgun sequence genome, the window CGAGGAGCTGCAAGGTTTGATCCTGTCCTCTTTCTACATCGGTTACATTGTCACCCACATTCCCGGCGGTCTGCTGGCCGAGAAGTTCGGTGGCAAATGGACCCTGGGCCTTGGCATTCTGTCCACCGCCGTGTTCACCATGCTGACGCCTTTGGCCATCAACAAGGGTGACTCCGACTGGCTGATTGTGACACGAGTTCTGATGGGTCTGGGCGAGGGAACCACTTTCCCCGCTTTGAGTGTCCTGCTAGCTGCTTGGGTACCGGCCAACGAACGTGGAAAGCTCGGTGCTCTGGTGCTGGGTGGTGGTCAAGTGGGTACTATCATGGGCAACCTGTTGTCTGGCGTGTTTATAGATGCCTATGGCTGGGAGTTTGTCTTCTACTTCTTCGGCGGTCTGGGTGTTGTCTGGTTTGCCATCTTTGTAAGTATAGCTGAGCACTTAGCGCGTAGTCAAGACTCGTTATAATCCAAACTATTCTTGCTCGTAGGTCTTCCTCTGCTACAGCGATCCCACGTCGCATCCCTTCATCAAGCCCAGCGAGCGCGAGTATCTGGTCAAGGAGATTGGCACCATTAGCCGCAACGAGGACCTGCCCCCCACGCCGTGGAAGGCCATCCTCACCAACCTGCCCATGTTTGCTCTGGTGGCCGCCCAGATTGGTCACGATTGGGGCTTCTACATCATGGTGACGGATCTGCCCAAGTACATGGCCGACGTTCTGCAGTTCTCGATCAAGGCCAACGGTCTGTACTCCTCGCTGCCCTACATCATGATGTGGATCGTGTCCGTGGGCAGTGGCTTCGTGGCCGATTGGATGATTCGCCGTGGCGTGATGAGCACCACAAACACTCGCAAGGTGATGACTGGTCTGGCTGCCTTCGGTCCGGCCATCTTCATGGTGGGCGCCTCCTACGCCGGCTGCGATCGTGTCCTCGTCGTGGTGCTCTTCACCATCTGCATGGGCCTGATGGGCGCCTACTATGCGGGCATGAAGCTGAGTCCCCTGGACATGAGCCCGAACTACGCCGGAACGCTCATGGCCATCACAAACGGAATTGGAGCAATCACCGGAGTGATCACGCCGTACCTTGTGGGCGTGATGACACCAAATGTGAGTATCTTAAATGTGATGTTTTGGACCTTTAGCTAATCTGGTTGTTCTTCTTTAAAGGCCTCGCTGCTGGAGTGGCGTCTTGTGTTCTGGGTGGCCTTCGGCGTGCTCTGCGTCACTGCCGTCATCTACTGCATCTGGGCATCCGGAGAGGTGCAGCCGTTCAATAACGCACCCATCCAGCCGCGCTCCGTCGACTTTGAGGCACAGGAGCGCAAGGTGGGTGGCGAAAAGACGAGGGGTCTGGAGCAGAGCTCGTAAGGCGGATCGCCAAAAAAAGtgccatacatatatgtatacattgtAATCTAGTTAAAGTGCTGTCTACGCGGATTCTGGAATCCGTAATCTGGGATCCGAGTGGTTCCCAAAAGCAGTGTCATGCTGTATACGCAGTGGCTGTTGTTCAAATTGCTAGTTTTATAGTATTCCCGATCTGGCCGATCCCTGGCATCAGCGCcaactaattaatttaagcGAATTTACTTACACTCCCGAACGTGCGCAGTGCTACCATGTGTATCCCGTTTGTTAGCTAGGATAACCCTTAGCCTAATCCTAATCCCTAACTATCCCCCTTCGCCGCGCACGCAACGTACTctcttaattattatttagtatttaaataaactgcGATTTCGCATTAAGGATTTCGTGTACCAGAGCTCGTATTGCCGTATTGTAAATCAAATGATGAaataatttgtacattttaaattgttgatCAATGTGTAAAGTAAAACGTGTTTTTAGCTGTTCTGTT encodes:
- the LOC6732042 gene encoding putative inorganic phosphate cotransporter, with translation MTQQPQWGISLSRYFVIPQRVILAIMGFLAILNAYTMRVCLSQAITVLVVKRNSTDDDSEAICEPDDIDEGTSIGGDFEWSEELQGLILSSFYIGYIVTHIPGGLLAEKFGGKWTLGLGILSTAVFTMLTPLAINKGDSDWLIVTRVLMGLGEGTTFPALSVLLAAWVPANERGKLGALVLGGGQVGTIMGNLLSGVFIDAYGWEFVFYFFGGLGVVWFAIFVFLCYSDPTSHPFIKPSEREYLVKEIGTISRNEDLPPTPWKAILTNLPMFALVAAQIGHDWGFYIMVTDLPKYMADVLQFSIKANGLYSSLPYIMMWIVSVGSGFVADWMIRRGVMSTTNTRKVMTGLAAFGPAIFMVGASYAGCDRVLVVVLFTICMGLMGAYYAGMKLSPLDMSPNYAGTLMAITNGIGAITGVITPYLVGVMTPNASLLEWRLVFWVAFGVLCVTAVIYCIWASGEVQPFNNAPIQPRSVDFEAQERKVGGEKTRGLEQSS